The following are from one region of the Luteimonas sp. MC1572 genome:
- a CDS encoding ATP-binding cassette domain-containing protein yields the protein MPLITLNAVDYSVGGPLLLQHVDLAIEAGERIALIGRNGAGKSTLMRLLSGELKPDDGDIRREGSVRVSRLEQEVPAGAAGTVFDVVAEGMGELGAWLAEFHHLSHAEVFDGDAMSAVQAKIDAADGWAADQRVEETLQKLDLNGDLVFGELSGGMKRRVLLARALVSAPDVLLLDEPTNHLDIAAIDWLEGFLKSWTGALVFVTHDRRFLRALATRIVEIDRGQVTDWPGDWANYQRRREERLNAEAQENARFDKMLAQEEVWIRQGIKARRTRDEGRVRRLEAMRNERAQRRDLTGNVRMETAAAGNSGKKVIEAKHVSFSYPGRTLIRDFSGTILRGDRIGLIGANGTGKTTLLKMLLGDLEPQQGEIRIGTQLQVAYFDQYRATLREDWNALENVAEGQDFVEIGGKRKHVIGYLQDFLFTPERARAPITRLSGGERNRLLLAKLFAQPSNLLVMDEPTNDLDVETLELLEELLGDYAGTLLLVSHDRDFLDNVVTSTLVMEGDGRVGDYVGGYSDWLRQRAVARTGDVPGRPVSAPAQSAAGAPQPETQPAAAPAPRRKLSFKLERELEQLPLRIEKLEADIARHIAAMNDPAFYQQERAAIDAHNHAVALAQAELDAAYARWTELENSLA from the coding sequence ATGCCTCTGATTACCCTGAATGCCGTCGACTACAGCGTCGGCGGCCCGCTGCTGCTCCAGCACGTCGACCTCGCCATTGAAGCCGGAGAGCGCATCGCGCTGATCGGCCGCAACGGTGCCGGAAAGTCCACCCTCATGCGCCTGCTTTCGGGCGAACTCAAGCCCGATGACGGCGATATCCGTCGCGAGGGCTCCGTGCGCGTGTCACGCCTCGAGCAGGAGGTGCCCGCGGGCGCCGCCGGCACCGTGTTCGACGTGGTCGCCGAGGGCATGGGCGAACTGGGCGCGTGGCTCGCGGAGTTCCACCACCTGAGCCATGCCGAGGTGTTCGACGGCGATGCGATGTCGGCCGTGCAGGCCAAGATCGACGCCGCGGATGGCTGGGCCGCCGACCAGCGCGTGGAGGAGACGCTGCAGAAGCTCGACCTCAACGGCGACCTGGTCTTCGGCGAGCTCTCCGGCGGCATGAAGCGCCGCGTGCTGCTGGCGCGCGCGCTGGTCTCGGCGCCCGACGTGCTGCTGCTGGACGAGCCCACCAACCACCTCGACATCGCCGCCATCGACTGGCTCGAGGGATTCCTCAAGAGCTGGACGGGCGCGCTGGTGTTCGTCACCCATGACCGGCGCTTCCTGCGCGCACTGGCCACCCGCATCGTCGAGATCGATCGCGGCCAGGTCACCGACTGGCCCGGCGACTGGGCCAATTACCAGCGCCGCCGCGAGGAGCGGCTGAACGCCGAAGCGCAGGAGAACGCGCGCTTCGACAAGATGCTCGCGCAGGAGGAGGTCTGGATCCGGCAGGGCATCAAGGCACGTCGCACCCGCGACGAAGGCCGCGTGCGCCGCCTGGAAGCGATGCGCAACGAGCGCGCGCAGCGGCGCGACCTCACCGGCAACGTGCGCATGGAGACCGCGGCCGCCGGCAACTCGGGCAAGAAGGTCATCGAGGCCAAGCACGTGTCCTTCAGCTATCCGGGCAGGACGCTGATCCGCGACTTCTCCGGCACCATCCTGCGCGGCGACCGCATCGGCCTGATCGGCGCCAACGGCACCGGCAAGACCACGCTGCTGAAGATGCTGCTTGGCGACCTCGAGCCGCAGCAGGGCGAGATCCGCATCGGCACCCAGCTGCAGGTCGCGTACTTCGACCAGTACCGCGCCACCCTGCGCGAGGACTGGAACGCGCTGGAGAACGTCGCCGAAGGCCAGGACTTCGTCGAGATCGGTGGCAAGCGCAAGCACGTCATCGGCTACCTGCAGGACTTCCTGTTCACGCCCGAACGCGCGCGCGCGCCGATCACGCGCCTGTCCGGCGGCGAGCGCAACCGCCTGCTGCTGGCCAAGCTGTTCGCGCAGCCGTCCAACCTGCTGGTGATGGACGAACCGACCAACGACCTGGATGTCGAGACGCTCGAGCTGCTGGAAGAACTGCTGGGCGACTACGCGGGCACGCTGCTGCTGGTCAGCCACGATCGAGACTTCCTCGACAACGTCGTGACCTCCACCCTGGTGATGGAGGGCGACGGTCGCGTTGGCGACTACGTCGGCGGTTACAGCGACTGGCTGCGGCAGCGCGCCGTCGCGCGCACCGGCGATGTCCCGGGCCGCCCCGTCTCCGCGCCGGCCCAGTCGGCCGCCGGGGCGCCTCAGCCGGAGACGCAACCCGCGGCCGCACCTGCCCCCCGGCGCAAGCTCAGCTTCAAGCTGGAGCGCGAGCTGGAACAGCTGCCGTTGCGCATCGAAAAACTCGAAGCGGACATCGCCCGGCACATCGCGGCGATGAACGACCCCGCGTTCTACCAGCAGGAGCGCGCCGCCATCGACGCGCACAACCACGCGGTCGCGCTCGCACAGGCGGAACTCGATGCGGCGTACGCGCGCTGGACGGAGCTGGAAAACAGTCTGGCGTAG
- a CDS encoding diguanylate cyclase AdrA gives MSRDLRFVDRIHWMRTLGAALSGIAVGTVLHGLDAPAWAWALLAANVFLWPHYAWWRARRSGDPRATELANLVVDAINGGAWIAVMQFNLVPSAVLLTLLTVDKIGVAGWRFAARTTPALVLACLLVSAMLGFPVRIDGSLADAVGALPFLFGYSIALALLMHAMGHRVARQNRQLERLNRMDVLTTLPNRRHWNQALTTELARHTRTRRPAVLLLIDVDNFKEVNDVHGHAAGDEVLRCIAGVLRACVRDIDTAARHGGDEFGVLLAETDLRGAAMVAERIRTGFLTARPPVAAQQDCTLSIGMAEADWLVLTADEWMRRADAAMYRAKDAGRNRIEAHSPDVVRLD, from the coding sequence GTGTCGCGTGACCTGCGTTTCGTAGACCGCATCCACTGGATGCGCACGCTGGGTGCGGCCTTGTCGGGGATCGCCGTGGGCACCGTGCTCCACGGGCTGGACGCGCCTGCGTGGGCGTGGGCACTGCTGGCGGCCAATGTGTTCCTGTGGCCGCACTACGCCTGGTGGCGGGCGCGCCGCAGCGGCGATCCGCGCGCGACCGAACTCGCGAACCTGGTGGTGGACGCGATCAACGGCGGCGCCTGGATCGCGGTCATGCAGTTCAACCTGGTGCCCAGCGCGGTGCTGCTGACGCTGCTGACGGTGGACAAGATCGGGGTGGCCGGCTGGCGGTTCGCTGCCCGCACCACGCCGGCGCTGGTACTGGCGTGCCTGCTGGTGTCGGCAATGCTGGGGTTCCCGGTACGGATCGACGGCAGCCTTGCCGACGCGGTGGGGGCGCTGCCGTTCCTGTTCGGCTATTCGATCGCGCTCGCCCTGCTCATGCACGCCATGGGCCATCGCGTGGCGCGCCAGAACCGCCAACTGGAGCGACTCAACCGCATGGACGTGTTGACGACGCTGCCCAACCGCCGGCACTGGAACCAGGCGCTCACCACTGAACTGGCGCGGCACACGCGCACCCGCAGGCCGGCGGTGCTGTTGTTGATCGACGTCGACAACTTCAAGGAGGTCAACGACGTCCATGGCCATGCCGCCGGCGACGAGGTCCTGCGCTGCATCGCCGGCGTGCTGCGCGCGTGCGTGCGCGACATCGATACCGCTGCGCGCCATGGTGGCGACGAATTCGGCGTCCTGCTGGCCGAAACCGACCTGCGCGGCGCCGCCATGGTGGCCGAGCGCATCCGTACCGGGTTCCTGACGGCGCGGCCGCCGGTGGCGGCGCAGCAGGACTGCACGCTGAGCATTGGCATGGCCGAAGCCGACTGGCTGGTGCTGACCGCCGACGAATGGATGCGGCGCGCGGATGCCGCGATGTATCGCGCCAAGGATGCCGGACGCAACCGGATCGAAGCGCATTCCCCGGACGTCGTGCGCCTCGACTGA
- a CDS encoding M14 family metallopeptidase, which yields MPSPARRVQMLLPLLLLPCTLPAFAAGVGVGAGSEVPAALVTESERSGFIRTGRYDEVPALCEAFAARWPDAVRCSDFGTTPEGRPMKVLVASRSGALTPAAARAANLPVLLVQGGIHAGEIDGKDAGFLALRQVLDGEAAPGALERQVLVFVPVFNVDGHERFGAWNRPNQRGPEEMGWRTTAQNFNLNRDYLKADSAEMQAMLRLVAEWDPIATVDLHATNGAQFEHDISVQIEPLHSGDQGLRAAGLDLRTGLLAALTASGSLPLPFYPSFIEDDNPDSGIADGVPPPRFSHGYFPLRNRFGILVETHSWKSYPVRVRTTRNLVVAMLEQTARHGTQWLHLASAADAAAARLGGTRMALDYRASDHVRQVDFRGYAWTRTPSDISGALMTRYDESVPQVWSMPLRDEVLPGHTVVAPRGGYVVPSRHAARVAEALRLHGVEFRTLDGARPATAVQVFRADTATFAKSSSEGHQRLELAGDWQPETHDLAAGALFVPIAQPRSRVAVALLEPQAPDSLAAWGAFNNAFERKEYMEAYVAEDVARDMLRDPTVKAAFEDRLRNDAAFAASPQARLEFFYRLHASWDERFGLYPVFRMDSAP from the coding sequence ATGCCCAGCCCCGCCCGCCGCGTGCAGATGCTGTTGCCACTGCTCCTGCTGCCGTGCACCCTTCCCGCCTTCGCCGCGGGCGTGGGCGTGGGCGCGGGCAGCGAGGTGCCCGCGGCGCTGGTGACCGAATCGGAGCGCTCAGGGTTCATCCGTACCGGACGCTACGACGAGGTGCCCGCGCTCTGCGAAGCGTTCGCGGCGCGCTGGCCGGATGCCGTGCGCTGCAGCGACTTCGGCACCACGCCCGAGGGTCGGCCGATGAAGGTGCTGGTGGCCTCGCGCAGTGGTGCGCTGACGCCCGCGGCGGCCCGCGCCGCCAACCTGCCGGTGCTGCTGGTGCAGGGAGGCATCCACGCCGGCGAGATCGACGGCAAGGACGCCGGCTTCCTCGCGCTGCGCCAGGTGCTGGACGGCGAAGCCGCGCCAGGCGCGCTCGAGCGGCAGGTGCTGGTGTTCGTGCCGGTGTTCAACGTCGACGGCCACGAGCGCTTCGGCGCCTGGAACCGTCCCAACCAGCGCGGCCCGGAGGAAATGGGCTGGCGCACCACGGCGCAGAACTTCAACCTCAACCGCGACTACCTGAAGGCCGATTCGGCCGAGATGCAGGCGATGCTGCGGCTGGTGGCCGAGTGGGACCCGATCGCCACCGTCGACCTGCACGCCACCAACGGCGCGCAGTTCGAACACGACATCTCGGTGCAGATCGAACCGCTGCACTCGGGCGACCAGGGCTTGCGCGCGGCGGGTCTGGACCTGCGCACCGGGCTGCTCGCCGCGCTCACCGCGTCCGGCTCGCTGCCGCTGCCGTTCTATCCCTCGTTCATCGAGGACGACAACCCGGACTCGGGCATCGCCGATGGCGTCCCGCCGCCGCGCTTCTCGCACGGCTATTTCCCGCTGCGCAACCGTTTCGGGATCCTGGTCGAGACGCACTCGTGGAAGTCGTATCCGGTGCGCGTGCGGACCACCCGCAACCTGGTGGTGGCGATGCTGGAGCAAACCGCCCGCCACGGTACGCAGTGGTTGCATCTGGCCAGCGCCGCCGATGCCGCCGCCGCCCGCCTGGGCGGCACCCGGATGGCGCTCGACTACCGCGCCAGCGACCATGTCCGGCAGGTGGATTTCCGCGGCTATGCCTGGACGCGCACGCCTTCCGATATCTCCGGTGCATTGATGACCCGCTACGACGAGTCCGTCCCGCAGGTCTGGTCGATGCCGCTGCGTGACGAGGTACTGCCGGGCCACACCGTCGTGGCGCCGCGCGGCGGCTATGTGGTGCCGTCCCGCCACGCCGCGCGCGTAGCCGAGGCGCTGCGCCTGCACGGCGTCGAGTTCCGCACCCTCGACGGCGCGCGCCCGGCGACGGCCGTGCAGGTGTTCCGCGCTGACACCGCGACCTTCGCCAAGTCGTCGAGCGAGGGGCACCAGCGCCTGGAGCTCGCCGGCGACTGGCAACCCGAAACGCACGACCTGGCCGCCGGCGCGCTGTTCGTGCCGATCGCGCAGCCGCGCTCGCGCGTGGCAGTGGCGCTGCTGGAGCCGCAGGCCCCGGATTCTCTGGCCGCGTGGGGTGCGTTCAACAACGCTTTCGAGCGCAAGGAATACATGGAGGCCTACGTCGCCGAAGACGTGGCCCGCGACATGCTGCGCGACCCCACGGTGAAAGCGGCGTTCGAGGACCGCCTGCGCAACGACGCGGCGTTTGCCGCAAGCCCGCAGGCGCGGCTGGAGTTCTTCTACCGCCTGCACGCGAGCTGGGACGAACGCTTCGGCCTGTACCCGGTATTCCGCATGGACAGCGCCCCGTAG